GCTTTGCCTGGTATCTTAACTGGTTTCATCCTTGCATTATCACGCGCATTAGGTGAAACTGCACCATTAATCTTAATCGGTATTCCAACGATTCTACTGCGCTTACCAAGCAGTATCTTCGACCAATTCCAAGCAATGCCGATTCAAATTTATAACTGGGCAAAAATGCCGCAAGAAGCATTCCAGCACGTTGCATCAGCAGGTATCATCGTGTTATTAATTCTCTTACTTGCAATGAACGGTTTAGCAATTTTCTTAAGAAACAAATTCAGTAAAAAATATTAATCATGTCAGTGTAAGACTCACGATTACTTTTTCATAAAAGGAGTTTTAACAATGGAAACAGTTAAAAATAAAAAAGAACAAGAAATAAAAGAACAACCTATTAAAGTGGAACGCCAAACAGAAAAAACACCGCAAGAAAGAAAACAAGAGGACGCTAAGAAAGACGTTGTTTATTCAACTCAAAATTTAGACTTGTGGTACGGTGAAAATCACGCACTTAAAAATATCAACTTAGATATTTTAGAGAATAACGTAACAGCAATTATCGGGCCTTCAGGTTGCGGTAAATCCACTTACATTAAAACATTAAACAGAATGGTGGAACTTGTACCATCTGTTAAAACAGCAGGTAAAATTTTATACCGTGGCAATGATATTTTCAGCTCTAAACAATCAGTTGAAAAATTACGTACGAACGTAGGAATGGTCTTCCAACAACCTAACCCATTCCCTAAATCGATTTATGACAATATCACTTATGGACCAAAAATCCATGGTATTAAAGATAAGAAAACATTAGACCAAATCGTAGAAAAATCACTTCGCGGTGCAGCAATTTGGGATGAATTAAAAGACAGATTAAACGAAAACGCATATGGCTTATCTGGTGGTCAGCAACAACGTGTTTGTATCGCTAGATGTTTAGCTATCGAGCCAGATGTTATCTTAATGGATGAACCGACATCTGCACTTGACCCGATTTCAACTTTAAAAGTTGAAGAACTCGTTCAAGAATTAAAAGAACAATATTCAATCATCATGGTAACTCATAACATGCAACAGGCAGCACGTGTATCAGACAAAACAGCATTCTTCTTAAATGGTTACGTTAATGAATATGACGACACTGACAAGCTCTTCTCTAATCCTTCTGACAAACAAACAGAAGACTATATCTCAGGACGTTTCGGTTAATGACAGTTATCCGTCAACATTACGAAGAGCAGTTAAAAGATCTAATCAGAGATCTGCGCGCTCTTGGCGTCAAAGTTTACTACAGTATTGAATGTGCTGTAGTATCTTTGAGCAAAGAAGACCGCAACTATGCGCGTCAAGTCATTAAACGTGATTTAGATATTAACCAATTAGAAGATGAAATCAATGAAAAAGTAATTATGCTGATTACCAAACAACAACCGATTGCAACTGATTTAAGAATGATGATTGCAGCTTTAAAAATTGCTTCTGAATTTGAACGTATTGGAGATAATGCCGCAAGCATTGCTAAAATACGTAAACGTGTTAAAATTACCGATCATTATATTTTGACACGCTTGAAAACAATGGGGAACTTGGCGTTACTCATGCTTAAGGACCTTGATACAGCGTTTAGAAATAAAGATGTAACTTTAATTTTAGAAATTATCGAACGAGATAAAGATATTGATGATTTATACAAAGACATTGTCAATACAACTTATCTTATTGATAACGATCCTTTTGTAGCAGGGCAAGCTCATTTAGCAGCAAGACAGTTAGAAAGAATGGGTGACCATATTGCTAATATTGCCGAAAACATTTATTACTACATTACAGGAGAAACATACGAATCATACGTATAAATAAACAAGGAGCCAGGACATCGGCTCCTTGTTTTATGTTCTCTTACTTATTTTGTTTCACTATCAATTTCTTTAGTCAATACTTCTAGTTCATCCACTAACGAACCGATATAAGAAATTGTTTCTCTTAATGGTGCATCTGTTGTGATATCAATACCTGCAGTTTCAGCTAACTCTACTGGAGATTGACTGCCGCCTGCTTTTAAAGTGTTCAACCAATCTTCAACTGCTGGCTGTCCTTCATTTTTAATACGTTGAGACATTACCGTACCAATTGTTAAACCAGCTGAATACGTATAGGAGTATAATCCCATATAGTAATGCGGTTGACGCATCCATGTCAGTTCAGCACCATCAGTAATCTCAACTGCATCTCCGAAGAAATCTTGATATACCTTTCTTGTAATTTGATTTAATGTAGCCGCCGTTAAGGATTCACCTTGGTCGACTAAACGATATACTTCACGTTGATAAGCCGCTTCTAACAAATGCGTTACCATATTATGGTAATAAGTACGTGAAATAATCGATCCGATTACCCAGCGCTTGAATTTCGGATCATCACTGCTTTCAAATAAATAATTCGACATTAACATCTCATTCATAGTAGAAGGTGCTTCTACAAAGTACATTGAAGCTTCAGATTCTAAGAAGTTTTGATGACTTTGCGCTAAGTTGAAATGTCCTGCATGACCTAGTTCATGTGCTAATACAAATGTTTCGTTCATTTTTCCAGTCCATGAAATAAAGACATAACTGTGAGAAGCGAAAGGACTTGCACAGTAGGCACCAGTTTCTTTGCCTTTATTTTGCGCGAAATCAATCCAGCGATCTTCATATGCATCTTGTACCATTTGCAAATAATCATCGCCTAAAATTTTCAATGCATTAAAGATATACTCTTTAGAATCTTCAACTGAAATTTCAGGTTCATAGGATGGATCAATTGAAATTTTCAAATCTTCGAATTTCATCTTTTCCAATCCATGCACTTCTTTAAGCAATGTGGCATAACGTTGCATAATTGGTGCTAACTCACTCATAATCACATCGATTTGACGGTCATACATTTCTCTTGTTACTTCTTGTTCCTCAAGCAGATAATCAATAACAGAATCATAGCCTCTTAAATCCGCTTCAATTTTCTCTTGTTGTACATGCGTATTATAAATAGCTGCTGTAGTATTTTGATATTGACGTAGCGCATCGCTGAAGTAACGGAAACTTTTACGACGAAATTCAGTATTCGGATTATCTTCGTATTCATTTTCGAAAGTCGCATAATCTAAAGGATATTGTTGGTTATCTACTTCAAATGCCTCGAAATGAATATCCAGCATTTTTGTAATCCCGTACATGTCATAAGCTGCGCTAAAAGTAGGGGAAAGTGCTGCTAATGTTTTTTCTACCTCGTAAGAAAGTTGATGCGGTTTACGCTGTTTTAATTTTTTCAAGTAATGTGGATATGGTGTTTCAGCAATGAGTTGATCCAACTGTGCATCAGATAATGCCAGAATTTCCGATTCAACAAATGCCAGATTACTGGCAATCTTGCCATAAGAAGTGCTTAATTTCGCACTGAGTTTTTGTCCCGCTTCATCTGTCGTATCTACGCTATAACGCATTTCAGCATAGTTGCCGAGGCGATCAATCTGAATTAAAATTTCACTGAGTTCAGGCAGAGCGGCCTTTACATTCTCCACTGTATTCAGTTGGCCGGCATATTGATGATTAAAACGTTCTGTTGTTTTGAATACTTCTTCTAAAGTTTGGTAAAATGCCTCATCTGATTGAAATAAATCAGACAAATCCCATTTTTCCTGCTCGGGAATATCTTTTCGTAATGGTAATCCTTGGCTCATGTCGCATTCCTCCTGCAATTTTTAATTTCACTATAGCTAAATTATACAGCAAGCAATCTGTGAAAGCATCTCACGCCATTCCTATATAGTTTTGATTTAATATACTTTAAGGTACAATAAGAAGAAAGAATGATTATGCTCATATTGATGAGAGGAGTAACATAATGACGATTTTTGATATGCCAAATTATTTATGGATTTCAGTAATTGCGGTACTAATAGTTACTGCGTTCTGCGGTCTAGCTTTAAGTAAATGGGTTGCGCCTGCAATTGCGACATTTATCATACTAGGCGTACAGGCATTCTTTATTCCAAACTTTGAAAAAATTACGTATCAACCATTATTAGGATATGCCGCGTTTATGGCTATTATCAGCTTAATTGAAAGTTTCCTAATATGGTATTTCACTAGAGGTTGGAGACGCAGACGACTAGAAAAACGTTTAGCAAAAGCAGAGCGTCAATCTGATGAACGTCAAGAACGCCTACAACGTCATAATCGAAAATAACGCGTAGCAAGATAGGGGAATGAGACAGCACTTTGTCTCATTCCCCATTTTTAATTCGAAAGTGTAAGTATACTCATTTGAAATTATAATTTAAGATTTTCTTTAATATAATATAGATTAGTATTATAATATTAAAGCAGAGTGTAATGCAGAAAGGATGATTACATTGAAAAAAATAATCTACTCTACCGCTGCAACAACGTTATTGCTTGCAGGTTGCAGTAATGGAGGAAATCAACATAACCAAGCTAATAATTTAAATATCGAACTTCCATTAAAAACGAATACATTAGCTCCTTATGATACAGATGTTCCCGTTTCAATCGGCGCTGCCGAAACCCTTTTTAAAACTTTATCTGACGGTAAGATCCAGCCATACCTCGTTAAATCTTATCAACAGCCATCTGACGATACTTTAAAACTCACATTAAAAAACAACATCAAATTCCAAAATGGACATCACTTAACAGGAGAAGCAGTGAAAAATAGTTTAGAAAAAGGGTTAAAAGACAGTGATTTGCTTAAAGCAACACTTCCCATTCAATCTATACAAGCATCCGGCCAAGATGTCACTATCAAAACTAAGGGGGCTTTCCCTGAATTAGTATCTGAACTCGCAAGTCCATTTACTGCAATTTATGATACTAATGCTAAAACAGACGTTAAAAAAACACCAGTAGGGACAGGGCCTTATGCGATTAAAGATTTCAAACGCTCTCAAAAAATTGATTTGAACCAAAACAAAGACTATTGGCAAGGCAAGCCTAAATTAGAACATCTCGACGTGACCTTTAATGAAGATGGCAGTTCACGTACGGATCATGTATTATCTGGAAAAACCGACATTACTACAAATGTTCCAGTTGATAAAATTAAATCGGTAAAAGATTCTGATAAAGCATATTTGAAAGCTACTTCAGGATTCAGAACTTCCTTACTGCTATATAACCATACCAGCACTAAAATGACCAAGGAAGTTAGAGAAGCGCTGGATAATATTATTAATCGTGATCAAATCACTTCTAAAATTGCAGATAATTATGCCAAACCAGCTACAGGTCCATTCAATACTAAATTAGACTTTATCCAAGATAAAACAGTACCTAAACAAAATATAGAAAAAGCCAAAGCATTGATGGAAAAAGCAGGTTATTCAAAAAAACATCCTCTTACTATAAATGTGTCTTCTTATTCTGGTCGTCCTGAATTGACTAAAATAGCTCAAGTGATTCAATCTGACGCTAAAAAAGCGTATATCAATATTAAAATACAAAATGTAGATGATATTGAAGGCTTCTTGAAAAATAAAAAAGATTGGGATGCTTCAATGTATAGTTTCGGTACTATCCCACGTGGCGACACTGGTTACTTCTTCAATATGGCTTATAAAAAAGATGGTGCAGTAAATAAAGGAGCTTATCATAATCAAAAAGTAGATCAATTAATTGATGAATTAAATCATACAGTGGATAAAAATAAACGTCATGCACTTACAAACGAAATTTTAGAAGTATCTAAAAAAGATATACCTAACAGCTATATCACATATAATGATCAAATTGACGCTATCAACAAAGACGTTCAAAACTTTAAAGTAACCCCTGAAGGCATTTACTTAATTGATTATAAGGTAGATAAACAAAAGCATGATTAAAAAAATCCTTTTCAGATTAGGACAAATGGTGATTGTATTGTTTGTCCTGTCTACGCTTACATTTATTCTGATGAAACTATCGCCTGGCGATCCTGTCAATAAACTATTGCATATTGATGTGGCTAATGTTTCGCAAGATAAAATCGATGCTGTCAGAGATAAATTAGGATTGAATCAGCCTATACTCATACAGTGGTGGGAATGGTTTACACGTATCCTGCATTTAGATTTCGGCAAGAGTATCCAAACGGGTGAACCTGTTACCTCTGAATTGCTTTATTTTACACCGCCGACATTAATAATTGCTGGCTGCACTTTACTAGTTACATTTATCGTTTCTGTCAGCTTAGGAACATTAGCAGCCTTTAAATATCATACTTGGATTGATCAGACAATCAGAATTTTGACTTCAGCTTTTGTCAGTATTCCTTCATTTTTCTTAGGTATACTTTTAATTTATCTCTTTTCACAAAAGCTGCAGTTATTACCAGCCTCAGGGATTGATTCGGCTGCCGGTTATATTATGCCTGTGATCGCTTTGAGTATCGGATTATGTGCTTATCATGTACGTTTAATGCGCTCCACCTTGATTGATTTATATCAAAGTAAAGAGGTAGCCGCTTCTAGAGCACGCGGAATGTCAGAACGATATATTCTCTTTTCCGATATCTTCAAACCTGCTTTAATTCCTGTGATTTCTATTTTAGGCATGTCAATCGGCGGTCTGATCGGTAGCACGGTGGTCATTGAAAACTTATTTGACATACCGGGAATCGGCTCTTTCTTAGTAGAAAGTATCCGTTCCAGGGACTATCCTGTGGTGCAAGGTGCCGTTTTAATGATTGGCTGCTTTGTCGTAATCGCTAACGCCTTAACTGATATTATTGTACTCTTTTTAGACCCTAAACAGCGCTATACTCCAATGAAAAAGAAAACTTGGTGGGGCGGTTCGCGTAAAGGGCAGGTGAAACAGCGATGAAATTCAAATGGAAAAACCTTATTTTTTATTTATTTTTCATTTACTTATTACTCTTAGTGATTTTGCAGTTCACTACCTCTACGGACAAAGCATTGAGTGTCAACTTGGACCAAGCGCTCCAAAATCCAAATCTCCATCATTGGCTCGGAACTGATGATTATGGAAGAGATTTATACGCACGTTTAGTTATTGGTGCTCGCTATACTTTAGCGATTGCACTCATGACCCTCGTAATGATAGTGCTGATTGGTGTACCTTTAGGTTTGATAGCCGGTTATAAAAAAGGATTTATTGACAGCATGATTATGCGTATTATCGATATAGGTTTAGGTATTCCAGAATTTGTCTTAATGATCGCTTTCGCTAGTTTCTTTAAACCTAGTATTTGGAATCTGGTCATCGCAATCACTGTCTTGAACTGGATGACTTATACTCGTGTAACGCGAGCTATAGTTAATACTGAAATGAGTAAAAATTATATCCAGTTAGCGCGACTTTTTCATACACCCACTCGTGTTATCATTTTTAAACATCTCTTACCTCAAGTGATACCTTCATTAATCGTCTTAATGATTGTAGACGTGGGTAAAATTATATTGTATATCTC
Above is a genomic segment from Staphylococcus piscifermentans containing:
- the pstB gene encoding phosphate ABC transporter ATP-binding protein PstB → METVKNKKEQEIKEQPIKVERQTEKTPQERKQEDAKKDVVYSTQNLDLWYGENHALKNINLDILENNVTAIIGPSGCGKSTYIKTLNRMVELVPSVKTAGKILYRGNDIFSSKQSVEKLRTNVGMVFQQPNPFPKSIYDNITYGPKIHGIKDKKTLDQIVEKSLRGAAIWDELKDRLNENAYGLSGGQQQRVCIARCLAIEPDVILMDEPTSALDPISTLKVEELVQELKEQYSIIMVTHNMQQAARVSDKTAFFLNGYVNEYDDTDKLFSNPSDKQTEDYISGRFG
- the phoU gene encoding phosphate signaling complex protein PhoU, producing the protein MTVIRQHYEEQLKDLIRDLRALGVKVYYSIECAVVSLSKEDRNYARQVIKRDLDINQLEDEINEKVIMLITKQQPIATDLRMMIAALKIASEFERIGDNAASIAKIRKRVKITDHYILTRLKTMGNLALLMLKDLDTAFRNKDVTLILEIIERDKDIDDLYKDIVNTTYLIDNDPFVAGQAHLAARQLERMGDHIANIAENIYYYITGETYESYV
- the pepF gene encoding oligoendopeptidase F — encoded protein: MSQGLPLRKDIPEQEKWDLSDLFQSDEAFYQTLEEVFKTTERFNHQYAGQLNTVENVKAALPELSEILIQIDRLGNYAEMRYSVDTTDEAGQKLSAKLSTSYGKIASNLAFVESEILALSDAQLDQLIAETPYPHYLKKLKQRKPHQLSYEVEKTLAALSPTFSAAYDMYGITKMLDIHFEAFEVDNQQYPLDYATFENEYEDNPNTEFRRKSFRYFSDALRQYQNTTAAIYNTHVQQEKIEADLRGYDSVIDYLLEEQEVTREMYDRQIDVIMSELAPIMQRYATLLKEVHGLEKMKFEDLKISIDPSYEPEISVEDSKEYIFNALKILGDDYLQMVQDAYEDRWIDFAQNKGKETGAYCASPFASHSYVFISWTGKMNETFVLAHELGHAGHFNLAQSHQNFLESEASMYFVEAPSTMNEMLMSNYLFESSDDPKFKRWVIGSIISRTYYHNMVTHLLEAAYQREVYRLVDQGESLTAATLNQITRKVYQDFFGDAVEITDGAELTWMRQPHYYMGLYSYTYSAGLTIGTVMSQRIKNEGQPAVEDWLNTLKAGGSQSPVELAETAGIDITTDAPLRETISYIGSLVDELEVLTKEIDSETK
- the nikA gene encoding nickel ABC transporter substrate-binding protein, which gives rise to MKKIIYSTAATTLLLAGCSNGGNQHNQANNLNIELPLKTNTLAPYDTDVPVSIGAAETLFKTLSDGKIQPYLVKSYQQPSDDTLKLTLKNNIKFQNGHHLTGEAVKNSLEKGLKDSDLLKATLPIQSIQASGQDVTIKTKGAFPELVSELASPFTAIYDTNAKTDVKKTPVGTGPYAIKDFKRSQKIDLNQNKDYWQGKPKLEHLDVTFNEDGSSRTDHVLSGKTDITTNVPVDKIKSVKDSDKAYLKATSGFRTSLLLYNHTSTKMTKEVREALDNIINRDQITSKIADNYAKPATGPFNTKLDFIQDKTVPKQNIEKAKALMEKAGYSKKHPLTINVSSYSGRPELTKIAQVIQSDAKKAYINIKIQNVDDIEGFLKNKKDWDASMYSFGTIPRGDTGYFFNMAYKKDGAVNKGAYHNQKVDQLIDELNHTVDKNKRHALTNEILEVSKKDIPNSYITYNDQIDAINKDVQNFKVTPEGIYLIDYKVDKQKHD
- the nikB gene encoding nickel ABC transporter permease → MIKKILFRLGQMVIVLFVLSTLTFILMKLSPGDPVNKLLHIDVANVSQDKIDAVRDKLGLNQPILIQWWEWFTRILHLDFGKSIQTGEPVTSELLYFTPPTLIIAGCTLLVTFIVSVSLGTLAAFKYHTWIDQTIRILTSAFVSIPSFFLGILLIYLFSQKLQLLPASGIDSAAGYIMPVIALSIGLCAYHVRLMRSTLIDLYQSKEVAASRARGMSERYILFSDIFKPALIPVISILGMSIGGLIGSTVVIENLFDIPGIGSFLVESIRSRDYPVVQGAVLMIGCFVVIANALTDIIVLFLDPKQRYTPMKKKTWWGGSRKGQVKQR
- the nikC gene encoding nickel transporter permease — translated: MKFKWKNLIFYLFFIYLLLLVILQFTTSTDKALSVNLDQALQNPNLHHWLGTDDYGRDLYARLVIGARYTLAIALMTLVMIVLIGVPLGLIAGYKKGFIDSMIMRIIDIGLGIPEFVLMIAFASFFKPSIWNLVIAITVLNWMTYTRVTRAIVNTEMSKNYIQLARLFHTPTRVIIFKHLLPQVIPSLIVLMIVDVGKIILYISSLSFLGLGAQPPSPEWGAMLSAGRDFMTQHPIMLIAPAFMIALTILLFNLAGDTLRDRLSEKRDLYD